In Deinococcus sp. HSC-46F16, the following are encoded in one genomic region:
- a CDS encoding phosphodiester glycosidase family protein: protein MTRRRRRRGAVALALLGLAGTWAAARPVAVGGAVQAAAVETRTLPGGGEALAVWTLPRLGVAVRNDPQDVRLRYGERELRHALGTGWRAVGFTLPGGTGLAAPQAIGPSLYVPLAALRLLGVPITADTPSLLGFAAPATVPEETLPPSPDLPAADPAPSPSSLPPLANLDTVRVGRSVYRTVEVQRVVLELSAAAPHSVVRESGGLSVVLPRVTGSASETALRSGDLLRVEPAGDGVRVHLRTGGGTSEIFTLESPYRVVIDTTTHLDARVPPPINPEALPEGVTYRARGGLHLLSFDPARFQPRVVTAPVGAARDVAALVKAAGGVAGVNGGYFDPASSLPVDLVAVGGLLTAGSLEKRAAVGFTPQGTPLFGYPRPRYVVGGDFGTLTVNGVGAKVRPTLLTAFVGDGVTRVGAEGLTTLWTGGGRVSRVVSGPAAPPRGVLALTFDPARFPALPRTPGARLTVSVNWQATDAPWERAQDALAAGPLLVREGRVVLDPKREAFDTGASIWRATRQVAFGVLEGQPTVAYLEHGTPEAFAAALAGAGVRDAVRLDSGSSATAYLTGGYAGLGGYLNTVWSRPVPNAIVFVPKVTGARK from the coding sequence GTGACGAGGCGGCGCAGGAGGAGAGGAGCAGTGGCCCTGGCCCTGCTGGGGCTGGCCGGGACGTGGGCCGCCGCCCGCCCGGTGGCGGTGGGCGGCGCGGTGCAGGCGGCGGCGGTGGAGACGCGGACCCTGCCGGGGGGGGGCGAGGCCCTGGCGGTCTGGACGCTGCCCCGGCTGGGCGTGGCGGTCCGCAACGACCCGCAGGACGTGCGCCTGCGCTACGGCGAGCGTGAGTTGCGCCACGCGCTGGGGACCGGCTGGCGGGCGGTGGGCTTCACGTTGCCGGGCGGGACGGGGCTGGCCGCGCCGCAGGCCATTGGTCCCAGCCTGTACGTCCCCCTCGCCGCCCTGCGGCTGTTGGGCGTGCCGATTACAGCGGACACGCCCAGCCTCCTCGGATTCGCTGCCCCCGCCACCGTGCCGGAGGAGACGCTGCCGCCCTCCCCGGACTTGCCTGCCGCCGATCCTGCCCCCAGCCCGTCCTCCCTGCCCCCGCTGGCGAACCTCGACACGGTGCGGGTGGGGCGCTCGGTGTACCGCACGGTGGAGGTGCAGCGGGTCGTGCTGGAACTCAGCGCCGCGGCTCCCCACAGCGTGGTGCGCGAGTCCGGCGGCCTGAGCGTGGTGCTGCCGCGCGTGACGGGCAGCGCGTCGGAAACCGCCCTGCGCAGCGGCGACCTGCTGCGGGTAGAGCCTGCCGGGGACGGCGTACGGGTTCACCTGCGCACCGGCGGGGGCACCAGCGAGATCTTCACCCTGGAGAGTCCCTACCGGGTCGTGATCGACACGACCACCCATCTCGACGCCCGCGTGCCGCCCCCCATCAACCCGGAGGCGCTGCCGGAGGGCGTGACCTACCGCGCCCGCGGCGGGCTGCACCTGCTGAGCTTCGACCCGGCCCGCTTCCAGCCCCGCGTGGTGACGGCTCCGGTGGGCGCGGCGCGAGACGTGGCCGCGCTCGTGAAGGCGGCGGGGGGCGTGGCGGGCGTGAACGGCGGCTATTTCGACCCCGCGAGCAGCCTGCCGGTGGACCTCGTGGCGGTGGGGGGCCTGCTGACGGCGGGCAGCCTGGAAAAGCGGGCGGCGGTGGGTTTTACCCCGCAGGGCACGCCCCTCTTCGGCTATCCCCGGCCGCGCTACGTGGTGGGCGGCGACTTCGGCACCCTCACCGTGAACGGGGTGGGCGCGAAAGTGCGGCCCACCCTGCTGACGGCCTTCGTGGGGGACGGCGTGACGCGGGTGGGGGCCGAGGGGCTGACGACCCTCTGGACCGGGGGGGGCCGGGTCAGCCGGGTCGTCTCCGGTCCCGCCGCGCCGCCGCGCGGGGTGCTGGCGCTGACCTTCGACCCCGCCCGCTTCCCCGCGCTGCCGCGCACGCCGGGCGCCCGGCTCACGGTGTCGGTGAACTGGCAGGCGACCGATGCCCCCTGGGAGCGGGCGCAGGACGCGCTCGCCGCCGGGCCGCTGCTGGTGCGGGAGGGCCGGGTGGTCCTCGACCCGAAGCGCGAGGCTTTCGACACGGGCGCGAGCATCTGGCGGGCCACCCGGCAGGTCGCCTTCGGGGTGCTGGAGGGCCAGCCCACCGTCGCCTACCTGGAGCACGGCACGCCGGAAGCGTTCGCGGCGGCCCTGGCGGGAGCGGGCGTGCGCGACGCGGTGCGGCTGGACAGCGGGTCGAGCGCGACGGCCTACCTGACGGGCGGGTATGCGGGGCTGGGCGGCTACCTCAACACCGTCTGGAGTCGGCCGGTGCCCAACGCGATCGTCTTCGTGCCGAAGGTGACCGGGGCACGGAAATAG
- a CDS encoding permease prefix domain 1-containing protein — translation MSRVFSRYVHRATLGLPRQERLEAAAELRTHLMDRAARLEAEGFSREEAEHLAVKGMGDVGVTNRQLLGHVFTNRVAWAVLAVLVLGGGGGWVWQNVPLPGWGQATWRWDNELTTTDLARLYEAEAPRDRVFAADLRVPTKARYLYLALVPQKEEGLAKVWRYQLRPRDDGGRFEASPNRTRQARLLLTGEAWNGNLCESGRDVGLFVDLDWKPEKGVTMDGGSSVGLNRQVNHNSWNFYCAGLRLPDASDPDLWTSAGFQKLGWVVGNTFTNASSAPRNLPTGEWTLAGFYGVNTASYSRAKSFVTWSVPKHQHDVLLAVLPSEKALEKASIYDQDRGQGYYTTFPTREWKGLMGQVPRPKYRDTP, via the coding sequence ATGAGCCGGGTGTTCAGCCGCTACGTCCACCGCGCCACCCTGGGCCTGCCCCGGCAGGAGCGCCTGGAGGCCGCCGCCGAACTCCGCACCCACCTGATGGACCGCGCCGCCCGGCTGGAGGCCGAGGGCTTCAGCCGCGAGGAGGCCGAACACCTCGCCGTGAAGGGCATGGGCGACGTGGGCGTCACCAACCGGCAACTGCTGGGGCACGTCTTTACCAACCGGGTCGCCTGGGCAGTCCTGGCCGTACTGGTGCTGGGGGGCGGAGGCGGGTGGGTGTGGCAGAACGTACCGCTGCCGGGGTGGGGGCAGGCGACGTGGCGGTGGGACAATGAGCTGACCACGACCGATCTTGCCCGGCTGTACGAGGCCGAGGCCCCGCGTGACCGGGTGTTCGCCGCCGACCTGCGGGTGCCGACGAAGGCCCGGTACCTCTACCTCGCGCTTGTCCCGCAAAAGGAGGAGGGGCTGGCGAAGGTCTGGCGCTATCAGTTGCGGCCCCGCGACGATGGGGGCCGCTTCGAGGCTTCGCCCAACCGCACGCGGCAGGCCCGGCTGCTGCTGACGGGTGAGGCTTGGAACGGAAACCTGTGCGAGAGCGGGCGCGACGTGGGGCTGTTCGTGGACCTGGACTGGAAGCCGGAGAAAGGCGTGACGATGGATGGCGGCTCGTCGGTAGGCCTGAACCGGCAGGTGAACCACAACTCTTGGAACTTCTACTGCGCCGGACTGCGGCTGCCGGACGCGTCCGACCCCGACCTGTGGACCTCAGCGGGCTTCCAGAAGCTGGGGTGGGTGGTGGGCAATACGTTCACCAATGCCTCCAGCGCACCCCGGAACTTGCCCACAGGCGAGTGGACCCTGGCCGGGTTCTACGGGGTGAACACCGCCTCCTACAGCCGCGCGAAATCTTTCGTGACTTGGAGCGTGCCCAAGCACCAGCACGACGTCCTGCTGGCCGTGCTGCCCAGCGAAAAGGCGCTGGAGAAGGCAAGCATCTACGACCAGGACCGGGGCCAGGGCTACTACACCACCTTCCCGACGCGGGAGTGGAAGGGGCTGATGGGCCAGGTGCCGCGCCCGAAGTACCGCGACACTCCCTAA
- a CDS encoding fasciclin domain-containing protein — MKKQTNLLTLSLMLATPALAGGAGAPAAQNPATCRSIAQIVSTDPQFSTLLTAVEAAGLTETLASGQFTVFAPTNAAFAKLPSDQLAMILNDEEMLRSVLLYHVVPGKVSAAQVRSLTSARTAQGTTVNVRVMNNRVMINNAAVTRADVAACNGVIHVIDTVLVPPAAPAAATPAPAAPVVSTPAPAAPVTTAPAVTAPAAFDLRSIPAVPLTGSTTSTTTTTTTTTETTTTETATTEATTESTNAAAETSTETETTVATNTLYDVIVADERFSTLLDLLSDAGLTETLTTGEYTIFAPTNEAFAALDDATLANLAANPDVLRQVLSYHVVQGRLTAEQLASSTSLTSVQGGVLSLSQSGTSRTVNASPIAETFATASNGTIFVINQVLLPPGLTIPAAEVVEEAPATAEATTAATTTTTTTTTGTAATGTATATTTATVTPAAGSLAAFVTTDPRFSILAELIRAAGLTETLGGGEFTLFAPTNDAFNAVPAATLTALRADPARLRQILLYHVVPGRVTATALAESPNLTTAANVQVPLTRPSGTTGARIGGATIQGEGIATSNGTVYIINTVLIPAGQ, encoded by the coding sequence ATGAAGAAGCAGACCAACCTGCTCACGCTCAGCCTGATGCTCGCCACCCCCGCGCTCGCGGGTGGGGCGGGCGCTCCCGCCGCCCAGAACCCCGCGACCTGCCGCAGCATCGCGCAGATCGTCTCCACCGACCCGCAGTTCAGCACCTTGCTGACGGCGGTCGAGGCAGCCGGGCTGACCGAGACGCTCGCGAGCGGCCAGTTCACGGTCTTCGCGCCCACCAACGCGGCCTTTGCCAAGCTGCCCAGCGATCAGCTCGCCATGATCCTCAACGACGAGGAAATGCTGCGCAGCGTGCTGCTGTACCACGTCGTGCCCGGCAAGGTCAGCGCGGCGCAGGTCCGCAGCCTGACGAGCGCCCGCACCGCGCAGGGGACCACGGTGAATGTCCGCGTGATGAATAACCGCGTGATGATCAACAACGCCGCCGTGACCCGCGCCGATGTGGCCGCCTGCAACGGCGTGATTCACGTGATCGATACTGTGCTGGTACCGCCCGCTGCCCCCGCCGCGGCGACCCCCGCTCCCGCTGCCCCGGTCGTGAGCACGCCCGCCCCCGCCGCGCCCGTGACGACGGCTCCGGCGGTCACGGCGCCCGCCGCCTTCGACCTGCGGAGCATTCCCGCCGTACCGCTGACGGGTTCGACGACTTCCACCACCACGACCACGACGACCACCACCGAGACGACGACCACGGAAACGGCCACCACCGAGGCCACGACCGAGTCGACGAACGCGGCGGCGGAGACGAGCACCGAGACGGAGACCACCGTCGCCACCAACACGCTGTACGACGTGATCGTGGCCGACGAGCGCTTCAGCACGCTGCTCGACCTGCTCAGCGACGCGGGGCTGACCGAGACGCTGACGACGGGCGAATACACCATCTTCGCGCCCACCAACGAGGCCTTTGCGGCCCTCGACGACGCGACCCTCGCCAACCTCGCCGCCAACCCCGACGTGCTGCGGCAGGTGCTCTCCTACCACGTGGTGCAGGGCCGCCTGACGGCCGAGCAGCTTGCCAGCAGCACCAGCCTGACCTCGGTGCAGGGCGGCGTGCTGTCCCTGAGCCAGAGCGGCACCTCGCGGACAGTCAACGCGTCCCCGATCGCCGAGACCTTCGCCACCGCGAGCAACGGCACCATCTTCGTGATCAACCAGGTGCTGCTGCCCCCCGGCCTGACCATCCCGGCGGCCGAGGTCGTGGAAGAAGCGCCCGCCACGGCCGAGGCGACCACCGCCGCAACCACCACGACGACCACGACCACCACCGGCACGGCGGCGACGGGCACCGCGACTGCGACGACCACCGCGACCGTCACCCCGGCGGCGGGCAGCCTCGCGGCCTTTGTCACCACCGACCCCCGCTTCAGCATCCTCGCGGAGCTGATTCGCGCGGCGGGCCTGACCGAGACGCTGGGCGGCGGTGAGTTCACCCTCTTCGCGCCCACGAACGACGCCTTTAACGCCGTGCCCGCCGCCACCCTGACGGCGCTGCGTGCGGACCCCGCCCGCCTGCGGCAGATCCTGCTGTACCACGTGGTCCCCGGCCGCGTGACCGCGACGGCGCTGGCCGAGAGCCCCAACCTCACGACCGCCGCCAATGTGCAGGTCCCGCTGACCCGCCCCAGCGGCACCACGGGTGCCCGGATCGGAGGCGCGACCATCCAGGGCGAGGGCATCGCCACCTCCAACGGCACCGTGTACATCATCAACACCGTGCTGATTCCCGCCGGGCAGTAA
- a CDS encoding 3-deoxy-7-phosphoheptulonate synthase has product MPQPEPQAHPSRTENLNVTAFTPLVTPRDLKDELPLTPAAEATVLAGRQAAQDILAGRDERLLAVVGPCSVHDFGEAVAYAGRLAGLRARVRNRLEVQMRVYVDKPRTTVGWRGFLIDPDMTGANDMNAGLRRTRELMLRVSELGLPVATELLDPFAPQYLFDAVAWACLGARTAESQTHRVMASAVSAPMGFKNGTGGGLKLAVDAILAARHPHAFFTIDDDGRACVVHTRGNPHGHVILRGGRAGPNHAAPFVAEAAALMEGAGLTPAVMVDCSHANSGSDHTRQAGVWRDVLGQRLAGQTALRGLMLESNLRPGKQAIPADLSRLQPGVSVTDACVGWDETEALLLEAHAALGG; this is encoded by the coding sequence ATGCCCCAGCCCGAACCCCAGGCCCACCCCTCCCGCACCGAGAACCTCAACGTCACGGCCTTTACGCCGCTGGTCACGCCGCGCGACCTCAAGGACGAACTGCCCCTCACGCCCGCCGCCGAAGCGACCGTCCTCGCCGGGCGGCAGGCGGCGCAGGACATCCTGGCGGGGCGCGACGAACGCCTGCTCGCCGTGGTGGGGCCGTGTTCGGTCCACGATTTCGGGGAGGCGGTGGCCTACGCGGGGCGCCTCGCCGGGCTGCGGGCGCGGGTGAGGAACCGGCTGGAAGTCCAGATGCGCGTTTACGTGGACAAGCCCCGCACGACGGTAGGCTGGCGTGGCTTTCTGATCGACCCCGACATGACGGGTGCGAACGACATGAACGCCGGGCTGCGCCGCACCCGCGAGCTGATGCTGCGCGTGTCCGAACTCGGCCTACCCGTCGCCACCGAGCTGCTCGATCCCTTCGCCCCGCAGTACCTCTTCGACGCGGTGGCGTGGGCCTGCCTGGGCGCCCGCACCGCCGAGTCGCAGACCCACCGGGTGATGGCGAGCGCGGTCAGTGCCCCGATGGGCTTCAAGAACGGCACGGGCGGCGGCCTCAAGCTCGCCGTGGACGCCATTCTCGCCGCTCGGCATCCCCACGCCTTTTTCACCATCGACGACGATGGCCGCGCCTGCGTGGTCCACACGCGGGGCAACCCGCATGGGCACGTGATCCTGCGCGGGGGGCGGGCCGGGCCGAACCACGCCGCCCCCTTCGTCGCGGAGGCCGCCGCGCTGATGGAAGGCGCGGGCCTGACGCCCGCCGTCATGGTGGACTGCTCGCACGCCAACAGCGGCTCGGACCATACCCGGCAGGCGGGGGTGTGGCGGGACGTACTGGGGCAGCGCCTCGCCGGGCAGACGGCCCTCCGGGGCCTGATGCTGGAATCCAACCTGCGCCCCGGCAAGCAGGCCATTCCCGCCGACCTGTCCCGGCTCCAGCCCGGCGTGAGCGTCACCGACGCCTGCGTGGGCTGGGACGAGACCGAGGCGCTCTTGTTGGAGGCGCACGCGGCGCTGGGGGGTTAG
- a CDS encoding DUF2256 domain-containing protein, with translation MPDRARTFGGGRKPSERPSKVCAVCGLPFAWRKKWEREWEQVKYCSDRCRAAAKRGAS, from the coding sequence GTGCCTGACCGGGCCAGAACCTTTGGCGGGGGCCGCAAGCCCTCCGAGCGGCCGAGCAAGGTCTGCGCGGTGTGCGGCCTGCCCTTTGCCTGGCGCAAGAAGTGGGAGCGCGAATGGGAGCAGGTCAAGTACTGCTCCGACCGCTGCCGGGCGGCGGCGAAACGGGGGGCCTCGTGA
- the mbhE gene encoding hydrogen gas-evolving membrane-bound hydrogenase subunit E, translating into MTVAVFFPFLMAALAAWLGPRLGRRTGYVAAAAFLPALLLIPELLRMPGATPALEVTRWVPTLDLDLAFRGDGFSLLFAVLIGVIGTLASLYSVAYLSERERFGRFHSYLLLFGGSMLGLVLTDNLVALFGFWEMTSVTSFLLIGLWHTRSAARDGAVKAFLVSALGGLALLAAVALIALGGGSTSLSGLDVGALRESAYFTPALLLTLLAALTKSAQLPFHLWLPTAMEAPTPVSAFLHSATMVKAGVVLVAKFGLLFGGAALWSAIIMPVGLATLVWGSWLALRQTDLKALLAYSTVSQLGLLMSLYGLADAEGRFAATAHLLNHAAFKAALFFVVGIIDHETGTRELPLLGGLRRALPVTFGVALLAAMSMAGLPPLGGFISKELFFEAMLHQGPLFLAVAVAGSALTFAYSFRLLRVFLGAPRAPAGAEPHEAPPGLTLPAAGLALTALAFGVLPGTAEALTRTAQSALNFGAYEGHLKLWHGVTPALLATGLTWALGAALIWQSGAVQTLAQRLTPRVNANTAYYGLTQTVNVFSSWLIARTQGLPLPDQLRIMLAAAALMGGYAVWRAPQVFYPFGELPLGVLPIAALLVAGAVGVLLSRGRLTAVIVTGLTGFGSAAAFLAFRAPDLALTQLLVEAVTVILFLLAFRYLPGVRDLPRTRWRYVFDVAVAGLAGVGITLLVLSSVRFLAPPISPYYLEYSYKGGGGKNVVNVLLVDFRGFDTLGEITVVGMVALAVLSLVRLGKPGRPRRAPDDTADLPARRRP; encoded by the coding sequence ATGACCGTCGCCGTGTTCTTCCCCTTCCTGATGGCCGCACTCGCCGCCTGGCTGGGGCCGAGGCTGGGCCGCCGCACCGGGTACGTCGCGGCGGCGGCCTTTTTGCCTGCCCTGCTTTTGATTCCCGAGCTGCTGCGGATGCCGGGGGCGACCCCCGCGCTGGAGGTGACCCGCTGGGTGCCCACGCTGGACCTCGACCTCGCCTTCCGGGGGGACGGGTTCTCGCTGCTGTTCGCCGTGCTGATCGGGGTGATCGGCACGCTGGCGAGCCTGTACTCGGTGGCCTACCTCTCGGAGCGCGAGCGGTTCGGGCGCTTTCACAGCTACCTGCTGCTCTTCGGCGGCTCGATGCTGGGGCTGGTGCTGACCGACAACCTCGTGGCGCTGTTCGGCTTCTGGGAGATGACCAGCGTGACGAGCTTCCTCCTGATCGGGCTGTGGCACACCCGCTCGGCGGCGCGGGACGGGGCGGTCAAGGCCTTTCTGGTCAGTGCCCTCGGCGGCCTCGCGCTGCTGGCCGCCGTCGCCCTGATCGCGCTGGGAGGCGGCAGCACGTCGCTCTCGGGGCTGGACGTGGGGGCGCTGCGCGAGTCGGCGTATTTCACCCCGGCGCTGCTGCTCACGCTGCTGGCGGCCTTGACCAAGAGCGCCCAACTGCCCTTCCACCTGTGGCTCCCCACCGCGATGGAGGCCCCCACCCCGGTGTCGGCCTTTCTGCATTCCGCGACGATGGTGAAGGCGGGCGTGGTCCTCGTCGCCAAGTTCGGGCTGCTGTTCGGTGGGGCGGCCCTGTGGTCGGCCATCATCATGCCCGTCGGCCTGGCGACGCTGGTGTGGGGGTCGTGGCTGGCCCTGCGGCAAACCGACCTCAAGGCGCTGCTGGCGTACTCCACCGTGTCGCAGCTCGGCCTGCTGATGAGCCTTTACGGGCTGGCCGACGCCGAGGGGCGATTCGCCGCGACCGCGCACCTGCTCAACCACGCGGCGTTCAAGGCGGCCCTCTTTTTCGTGGTGGGCATCATCGACCACGAGACGGGAACCCGTGAGCTGCCGCTGCTGGGGGGCCTGCGCCGGGCGCTGCCAGTCACCTTCGGGGTGGCGCTGCTGGCGGCCATGAGCATGGCGGGGCTGCCGCCCCTGGGGGGCTTCATCTCCAAGGAGCTGTTCTTTGAAGCGATGCTGCACCAGGGACCGCTCTTTCTCGCAGTGGCGGTGGCGGGCAGTGCGCTGACCTTCGCGTACTCCTTCCGGCTGTTGCGGGTCTTTCTGGGGGCGCCGCGTGCGCCCGCCGGGGCCGAGCCGCACGAGGCCCCACCCGGCCTGACCCTGCCCGCCGCAGGCCTCGCGCTGACCGCGCTGGCCTTCGGGGTGCTGCCCGGCACGGCCGAGGCCTTGACCCGCACCGCGCAGTCGGCACTGAACTTCGGGGCCTACGAGGGGCATCTGAAGCTGTGGCACGGAGTCACGCCCGCGCTGCTGGCGACGGGGCTGACCTGGGCGCTGGGGGCCGCGCTGATCTGGCAATCGGGCGCGGTTCAGACGCTGGCCCAGCGCCTGACCCCCCGCGTGAACGCGAACACGGCGTACTACGGCCTGACCCAGACGGTGAACGTCTTTTCCTCGTGGCTGATCGCGCGGACGCAGGGGCTGCCCCTCCCGGACCAGCTCCGCATCATGCTGGCCGCCGCCGCGCTGATGGGCGGGTACGCGGTGTGGCGGGCGCCGCAGGTCTTCTACCCCTTCGGGGAGCTGCCGCTGGGGGTGCTCCCCATCGCCGCGCTGCTCGTCGCCGGAGCGGTGGGGGTGCTGCTCTCGCGCGGGCGCCTGACGGCCGTGATTGTGACGGGCCTGACGGGGTTCGGCAGCGCGGCGGCCTTCCTGGCCTTCCGGGCACCCGACCTCGCCCTGACGCAACTGCTGGTGGAGGCGGTGACGGTGATCCTCTTTCTGCTGGCCTTCCGGTACCTGCCGGGGGTGCGCGACCTGCCACGCACGCGCTGGCGGTACGTCTTCGACGTGGCGGTGGCCGGACTCGCGGGGGTGGGCATCACGCTGCTGGTGCTCTCCAGCGTGCGCTTTCTGGCCCCGCCCATCTCACCTTATTACCTCGAATACAGCTACAAGGGCGGCGGCGGCAAGAACGTGGTCAACGTGCTGCTGGTGGATTTCCGGGGCTTCGACACCCTGGGCGAGATCACGGTGGTGGGGATGGTCGCGCTCGCGGTGCTGAGCCTCGTGCGGCTGGGCAAACCCGGCCGCCCCCGCCGCGCTCCGGATGACACGGCGGACCTGCCCGCCCGGAGGCGCCCATGA
- a CDS encoding PadR family transcriptional regulator, whose amino-acid sequence MTPLKSGTVDLVILAALHEQPRYGLELADHIGTRSGGLFELSEGSLYPALLRLSRAGLIEGEWQPTPGGGSPRKVYRLTDAGGQELARRRAEWERLQVAVNALLLRRGVRA is encoded by the coding sequence ATGACGCCCCTGAAGTCCGGCACCGTCGATCTGGTCATCCTGGCGGCCCTGCATGAGCAGCCGCGCTATGGGCTGGAACTCGCCGACCATATCGGCACCCGCAGCGGGGGCCTCTTCGAACTCTCGGAGGGGAGCCTCTACCCCGCGCTGCTGCGGCTGAGCAGGGCCGGGCTGATTGAGGGCGAGTGGCAGCCCACGCCGGGGGGTGGCAGCCCACGCAAGGTCTACCGCCTGACCGACGCCGGGGGCCAGGAACTCGCGCGGCGGCGGGCCGAGTGGGAACGGCTTCAGGTGGCCGTGAATGCCCTGCTGCTGCGCCGGGGGGTGCGGGCATGA
- a CDS encoding gluconokinase, whose product MRLVVMGAAGSGKTTVGRELSARTGWPFLDGDDFHTPEARRRMARGEALTDADRWPWLERLRAELGTRPAAVLACSALRRVYRDRLRGPGVRFLFLRVPELLLRERLAARTGHYAGPDLLPSQLATLEPPGRDEPDVLTLSVTAADTPTALAARALTALGAARA is encoded by the coding sequence ATGCGGTTGGTCGTGATGGGCGCAGCGGGCAGTGGCAAGACGACGGTGGGGCGCGAGCTGAGTGCCCGAACGGGGTGGCCGTTTCTCGACGGCGACGACTTCCACACGCCGGAAGCCCGCCGCCGGATGGCGCGGGGCGAGGCCCTGACGGACGCGGACCGCTGGCCGTGGCTGGAGCGGTTGCGGGCGGAACTGGGAACGCGGCCCGCCGCGGTCCTGGCCTGCTCGGCGCTGCGGCGGGTCTACCGGGACCGGCTGCGGGGACCGGGAGTCCGCTTCCTGTTCCTGCGGGTGCCGGAGCTCCTGTTGCGGGAGCGGCTGGCCGCCCGCACCGGGCACTACGCGGGGCCGGACCTGCTGCCCTCGCAACTCGCCACGCTGGAACCGCCGGGCCGGGACGAGCCGGACGTGCTGACCCTCAGCGTGACGGCCGCCGACACCCCCACCGCTCTCGCCGCCCGCGCCCTGACCGCGCTGGGGGCCGCCCGTGCCTGA
- the uvsE gene encoding UV DNA damage repair endonuclease UvsE, with protein sequence MTAPAYGLVCMTVGPEVRFRTITLTNYQKLSPAEREAKLLDLYSDNIVRVRRAADFCAARGIRLYRLSSSLFPMFDLEGDDTGRAVLDHLAPQMREAGYAFEDAGIRVLMHPEQFIVLNSDRPEVRASSARALAAHADTLDRFGFPRSTWNLLLLHGGKGGRAAELAAIIPDLPEGARLRLGLENDERAYGPQDLLPICEGTGVPLIFDAHHHVVREKLPDQEDPSVREWVLRARATWRPPEWQVVHLSNGIDSPQDRRHSHLITDFPSAYRDVPWIEVEAKGKEEALAALMGAQAVGVQADVVAVEE encoded by the coding sequence GTGACCGCCCCCGCCTACGGTCTGGTGTGCATGACGGTCGGCCCGGAGGTGCGTTTCCGGACCATTACGCTGACCAATTACCAGAAACTCTCGCCCGCCGAGCGAGAGGCCAAGCTGCTCGACCTCTACAGTGACAACATCGTGCGGGTGCGCCGGGCCGCCGACTTCTGCGCGGCGCGGGGCATCCGGCTCTACCGCCTGAGTTCCAGCCTCTTCCCGATGTTCGACCTGGAGGGGGACGACACCGGGCGGGCGGTGCTCGACCACCTCGCCCCGCAGATGCGGGAGGCGGGCTACGCCTTCGAGGACGCCGGGATTCGCGTGCTGATGCACCCCGAGCAGTTCATCGTGCTGAATTCCGACCGACCGGAGGTCCGGGCCTCCAGCGCCCGCGCCCTCGCCGCGCACGCGGACACGCTCGACCGCTTCGGCTTTCCGCGCTCGACCTGGAATCTGCTGCTGCTGCACGGCGGCAAGGGGGGGCGGGCGGCCGAACTCGCCGCGATCATCCCCGACCTGCCCGAGGGCGCCCGGTTGCGCCTGGGGCTGGAAAACGACGAACGCGCCTACGGCCCGCAGGACCTGCTGCCGATCTGCGAGGGGACGGGCGTGCCACTGATCTTCGACGCGCACCACCACGTCGTCCGCGAGAAGCTGCCGGACCAGGAGGACCCCAGCGTGCGCGAGTGGGTGCTGAGAGCCCGCGCGACGTGGCGGCCCCCCGAGTGGCAGGTCGTCCACCTCTCCAACGGCATTGACAGCCCGCAGGACCGCCGCCACAGCCACCTGATCACCGATTTCCCGAGTGCCTACCGCGACGTGCCCTGGATCGAGGTGGAGGCCAAAGGCAAGGAGGAGGCGCTCGCGGCGCTGATGGGTGCCCAGGCGGTGGGGGTGCAGGCGGACGTGGTGGCGGTCGAGGAGTAG
- a CDS encoding exonuclease domain-containing protein, whose amino-acid sequence MNVVVFDLETTGLSPERDAIVEIGAMRVRDGRVLDDERFETLVRPVSGEGHLLKIPWRAQQVHGISDAMVRGAPELRDVLPEFLDFVGDSAVVAHNIGFDGGFLRAATGRHGLRWAPPAEHCTMQLSRCAFPGERSHRLDLLAERLGLEFAPGGRHRSLGDVRVTAEAYVRLLERLRVGV is encoded by the coding sequence GTGAACGTCGTCGTCTTCGATCTGGAAACCACCGGGCTCTCGCCCGAGCGCGACGCCATCGTGGAGATCGGGGCCATGCGGGTGCGGGACGGGCGCGTGCTGGATGACGAGCGCTTCGAGACGCTGGTGCGCCCGGTGAGTGGAGAGGGTCATCTGCTGAAAATCCCCTGGCGGGCGCAGCAGGTCCACGGCATCAGCGACGCGATGGTGCGCGGGGCGCCGGAGTTGCGCGACGTGCTGCCCGAGTTCCTCGACTTCGTGGGCGACTCGGCGGTGGTCGCGCACAACATCGGCTTCGACGGGGGCTTCCTGCGGGCGGCCACCGGGCGGCACGGCCTGCGCTGGGCGCCCCCGGCCGAGCACTGCACCATGCAGCTCTCGCGCTGCGCCTTTCCCGGCGAGCGCTCGCACCGCCTCGACCTCCTCGCCGAGCGGCTGGGGCTGGAGTTCGCCCCCGGCGGGCGGCACCGTTCCCTCGGGGACGTGCGCGTGACCGCCGAGGCGTATGTGCGCCTGCTGGAGCGGCTGCGGGTGGGGGTCTAG